Proteins found in one Nitratiruptor sp. SB155-2 genomic segment:
- a CDS encoding integrase core domain-containing protein: MQIRYTFPGLKGYKRLKQIYYNSLMISEEAKRRKKILEFWQKYGLEATIEAFGVSRRTLYRWKKSFNDANGDIKALNPKSRKPKKVRESKVPLEVIKEIKRLREKYPNIGKAKLYHLLKPFCEAKGVKTPSESTIGRIIAKAPDTMRLVPYRIDTKGKVQPKKRVQKSRKPKNLKTKPFELWAVDTIQIVSNGIKRYILTMIDPLTRIAFAVAIPSKRAKHTAYALEALIDGITSIKHKRKLAILSDNGSEFKKEFDALLEQKGLTHYWTYPKSPKMNAHNERFNRTIQEQFIQYYEDVLFTDLQEFNKKLAKWLIDYNTKIPHHSLNLKSPVQFLPENHYECHMYWTYTIT; the protein is encoded by the coding sequence GTGCAAATCAGATACACATTTCCAGGGCTCAAAGGGTATAAAAGATTAAAGCAAATCTATTACAATAGCCTCATGATAAGTGAAGAGGCAAAAAGAAGAAAAAAGATACTGGAGTTTTGGCAAAAATATGGATTGGAAGCTACAATAGAGGCTTTTGGAGTAAGCAGAAGAACGCTTTATCGCTGGAAAAAGAGTTTCAATGATGCAAATGGAGATATCAAAGCCTTAAACCCAAAATCACGTAAACCAAAAAAAGTAAGAGAGTCAAAAGTACCACTAGAAGTTATAAAAGAGATAAAACGATTAAGAGAAAAATATCCCAACATCGGTAAAGCAAAACTCTACCATCTACTGAAACCCTTTTGTGAAGCAAAAGGAGTGAAAACTCCTTCAGAATCAACAATAGGAAGAATTATCGCAAAAGCACCAGATACAATGAGACTCGTTCCCTATCGCATCGATACAAAAGGAAAAGTTCAACCAAAAAAGAGAGTTCAAAAAAGTCGCAAACCCAAAAACCTTAAAACTAAACCATTTGAACTCTGGGCAGTAGATACCATCCAAATAGTCTCAAACGGTATAAAACGATATATCCTTACCATGATAGACCCACTCACACGTATTGCATTCGCAGTGGCAATTCCATCCAAAAGAGCAAAACATACTGCATACGCCTTGGAAGCTCTCATCGATGGAATAACATCTATCAAACATAAACGTAAACTCGCAATTCTTTCTGATAATGGCAGTGAGTTCAAAAAAGAGTTTGACGCTCTGCTTGAACAAAAAGGTCTCACACATTATTGGACATATCCTAAAAGTCCTAAAATGAATGCACACAATGAGAGATTTAACAGAACCATCCAAGAACAGTTTATTCAATACTATGAAGATGTACTCTTTACAGACTTACAAGAATTCAATAAAAAATTAGCAAAATGGCTTATCGATTACAATACCAAAATACCACACCATTCACTTAATCTCAAATCTCCGGTACAATTCCTCCCTGAAAATCATTATGAGTGCCATATGTATTGGACTTATACAATAACTTGA